A region from the uncultured Macellibacteroides sp. genome encodes:
- the dnaN gene encoding DNA polymerase III subunit beta → MRFDVSSTALLSRLQSISKVIASKNSLPILDSFLFNLEGTKLTMTASDSETRLVTSVDVMNAEGSGVFAVSAKILLEPLKELPEQPLTFDINDENLEIFIHFQNGKYNFIGQKGDTYPQQKPLNENVVSIALEAQTLLNGISRSIFATADDELRPVMNGIYFDIHQDDLTFVASDGHKLVRLRNLSVHATEKASFILPKKPANLLKAVLAKETEMVTIKFDENNAYINCTNFEMVCRLIEGRFPNYNSVIPQNNPHKVIIDRLSFLNALKRVSVFSNPASSLVKLQLKGNQMKVSAQDIDFSTAAEETIPCQFTGVDLSIGFKATYLIEILNNIASTEVVVELADPSRAGLIIPVENEENEDLLMLLMPMMLND, encoded by the coding sequence ATGAGATTCGATGTATCAAGTACTGCGCTATTATCCCGCCTGCAGTCTATAAGCAAAGTAATTGCGTCTAAAAATTCTTTGCCTATACTGGACAGCTTCCTGTTTAACCTGGAAGGAACTAAATTAACGATGACAGCTTCCGATTCGGAAACCCGGTTGGTTACTTCTGTCGATGTAATGAATGCTGAGGGTAGTGGAGTATTTGCCGTATCTGCCAAGATTCTTTTGGAACCTCTGAAAGAACTTCCTGAACAACCGCTTACGTTCGATATCAATGATGAGAATCTGGAGATATTTATTCATTTCCAAAATGGAAAATACAACTTCATCGGACAGAAAGGTGATACGTATCCACAGCAGAAGCCACTGAACGAGAATGTAGTATCTATTGCATTGGAGGCGCAGACCTTGCTGAACGGTATAAGTCGTTCTATTTTTGCAACAGCCGATGATGAACTTCGTCCGGTTATGAACGGTATCTATTTCGATATTCATCAGGACGATCTCACCTTTGTGGCATCAGACGGTCACAAGTTGGTTCGCCTGCGCAATCTTTCGGTTCATGCTACAGAGAAAGCATCATTCATTCTTCCCAAAAAACCTGCAAACTTACTTAAAGCTGTCTTAGCTAAAGAAACTGAGATGGTTACCATTAAGTTTGATGAAAATAATGCCTATATCAACTGTACTAATTTTGAGATGGTTTGCCGCCTTATTGAAGGACGCTTCCCTAATTACAACAGCGTGATTCCTCAAAATAATCCGCATAAGGTAATTATCGACCGTTTGTCTTTCCTTAACGCGCTGAAGCGTGTATCTGTATTCTCTAATCCCGCAAGCAGCTTGGTTAAACTTCAGCTTAAAGGAAATCAGATGAAGGTATCTGCGCAGGACATCGATTTCTCTACTGCAGCAGAAGAAACTATCCCTTGCCAGTTTACGGGTGTGGATTTGAGCATTGGTTTTAAAGCAACTTACCTGATCGAAATTTTGAACAATATTGCTTCGACAGAAGTGGTGGTAGAATTGGCAGATCCTTCACGTGCAGGGTTAATTATTCCTGTAGAGAACGAAGAAAATGAAGATCTTCTGATGTTGCTCATGCCAATGATGTTAAATGACTAA
- the rpmG gene encoding 50S ribosomal protein L33, translating into MAKKAKGNRIQVILECTEHKESGMPGTSRYITTKNRKNTTARIELKKYNPILKKMTVHKEIK; encoded by the coding sequence AGGAAATAGAATTCAGGTTATCCTTGAATGTACCGAACACAAAGAAAGCGGTATGCCCGGTACTTCTAGATATATCACTACGAAGAACAGAAAGAATACAACTGCAAGAATTGAGTTGAAGAAATACAACCCAATCTTGAAGAAGATGACAGTTCATAAAGAAATTAAGTAA
- a CDS encoding DUF4295 domain-containing protein → MAKKVVAAFKKGDGRTYSKVIKMVKSPKTGAYTFQEEMVPNEAVKEYFAK, encoded by the coding sequence ATGGCAAAAAAAGTAGTAGCAGCGTTTAAAAAAGGCGACGGTCGTACTTACTCAAAAGTAATCAAGATGGTAAAGTCTCCGAAAACAGGTGCTTATACCTTCCAGGAAGAAATGGTTCCTAACGAAGCTGTAAAAGAGTATTTCGCAAAATAA
- the coaBC gene encoding bifunctional phosphopantothenoylcysteine decarboxylase/phosphopantothenate--cysteine ligase CoaBC: MLKGKKIILGITGSIAAYKAAYIIRGLVKKGAEVQVVITPSGKEFITPITLSALSSNPVISEFFSNRDGSWNSHVDLGLWADAMLIAPATASTIGKMANGIADNMLITTYLSCKAPVFIAPAMDLDMFAHPSTQENIEKLRSYGNHIIEPGEGELASHLVGKGRMEEPDAIIAVLDRFFDGLCSLSKKKIVITAGPTYEKIDPVRFIGNYSSGKMGFALAEACAAQGALVTLIAGPVSLTTTHEGIRRIDVESAEEMYHAAVKAFPESDAAILCAAVADYRPEVQAEEKIKRESTGEMTMHLVPNPDIAAMLGKMKHPGQRLVGFALETSDEVAHATEKLKRKNLDFIVLNSLRDKGAGFRCDTNKISILEANGVLTAYEMKPKNEVANDIVEKLASLIKE, encoded by the coding sequence ATGCTTAAAGGAAAAAAAATTATATTGGGAATAACCGGAAGTATCGCTGCCTACAAAGCGGCGTACATTATCCGTGGACTGGTAAAGAAGGGAGCCGAGGTACAGGTTGTGATTACACCTTCAGGCAAAGAATTTATCACTCCGATAACGCTGTCGGCGCTGAGCAGCAATCCCGTAATCAGCGAATTCTTCTCTAACCGCGACGGATCGTGGAACAGTCATGTTGATTTAGGTTTATGGGCAGATGCCATGCTCATTGCTCCGGCGACAGCTTCTACCATTGGTAAGATGGCAAATGGGATTGCTGATAATATGCTTATTACAACCTATCTCTCCTGCAAAGCTCCGGTGTTTATTGCTCCGGCAATGGACCTTGATATGTTTGCTCATCCGTCGACTCAGGAGAACATCGAGAAGCTGCGTTCGTATGGCAATCACATCATCGAACCGGGTGAAGGCGAACTTGCCAGTCACCTTGTTGGTAAGGGAAGAATGGAAGAGCCCGATGCCATTATTGCTGTTTTGGATCGTTTCTTTGATGGCCTTTGCAGTTTGTCGAAAAAAAAGATAGTGATTACTGCAGGTCCGACATATGAAAAGATAGATCCTGTACGTTTTATTGGTAATTACTCTTCCGGCAAGATGGGTTTTGCCCTGGCGGAAGCCTGTGCAGCCCAAGGGGCTTTAGTTACCCTGATAGCGGGTCCGGTTTCACTTACTACTACCCACGAAGGTATCAGAAGGATAGATGTGGAGTCGGCCGAAGAGATGTATCATGCTGCTGTAAAAGCTTTTCCGGAATCGGATGCCGCGATTTTATGTGCGGCAGTAGCCGATTACCGCCCCGAAGTTCAGGCCGAAGAGAAGATAAAAAGAGAAAGCACCGGCGAGATGACCATGCATTTGGTTCCCAACCCGGATATTGCAGCAATGTTAGGTAAAATGAAGCACCCTGGTCAGCGGTTGGTAGGATTTGCTCTTGAAACAAGCGATGAAGTAGCCCATGCAACAGAAAAGCTAAAACGAAAGAACTTAGATTTTATCGTGCTTAATTCTTTGCGGGATAAGGGAGCAGGTTTTCGCTGCGATACCAACAAGATCTCTATTCTCGAGGCAAATGGAGTGCTTACAGCTTATGAGATGAAGCCGAAAAATGAAGTAGCCAACGATATTGTTGAAAAACTGGCAAGCCTAATAAAAGAATAA
- a CDS encoding 3'-5' exonuclease, with protein sequence MQLNLKNPLVFFDLETTGINIVKDRIVEISYVKVFPNGKEETKTRRINPEMPIPPESTAIHGITDEDVKDCPTFKEVAKSLANQIEGCDLAGFNSNRFDIPLLVEEFLRAGVDIDLNKRKFVDVQTIFHKMEQRTLSAAYKFYCDKSLENAHSAEADTYATYEVLKAQLDRYPELVNDVKFLSEYSSFNTNVDFAGRMVYNDKGEEVFNFGKYKGHRVEDVLKNDQGYYGWMMQGDFPLNTKKVLTEIKLRNFNSK encoded by the coding sequence ATGCAATTAAACTTAAAGAATCCGCTGGTTTTCTTCGATTTGGAAACAACAGGGATAAACATAGTAAAAGACCGTATCGTTGAAATTTCGTATGTAAAGGTTTTTCCTAACGGGAAAGAGGAAACAAAGACACGCCGGATCAATCCGGAGATGCCTATTCCTCCCGAATCTACTGCCATACATGGTATTACCGACGAGGATGTAAAGGATTGCCCTACGTTTAAGGAAGTAGCCAAATCGCTGGCTAATCAGATTGAGGGATGCGACCTGGCTGGATTCAATTCTAACCGTTTTGATATTCCTTTGCTGGTGGAAGAGTTTCTTCGCGCAGGGGTGGATATAGACCTAAACAAGCGTAAGTTCGTGGATGTGCAAACCATTTTTCATAAGATGGAGCAACGTACCCTTTCGGCTGCCTATAAGTTTTATTGCGACAAAAGTCTTGAAAATGCCCATTCGGCCGAAGCAGATACCTATGCAACATACGAGGTATTGAAGGCTCAGCTGGACCGTTATCCGGAGTTGGTAAACGATGTAAAGTTTCTTTCTGAATATTCAAGCTTCAACACCAATGTTGATTTTGCCGGACGTATGGTGTACAACGACAAAGGCGAAGAAGTATTTAACTTTGGAAAGTATAAAGGTCATCGTGTGGAAGATGTACTGAAGAATGACCAGGGATATTATGGTTGGATGATGCAGGGCGATTTCCCTTTAAATACTAAGAAGGTGCTTACCGAGATTAAACTGAGAAATTTTAATTCAAAGTAA
- a CDS encoding DUF4835 family protein, with amino-acid sequence MIKKLLYLFICLLLTFTAKSQELNARVTINSDKVQGTNKQVFTTLQTALTEFINNRKWTDATFAVNERIDCSFTLIINEMPTESSFKGELQIQARRPVYNSSYSTTLFNFRDTQLDFDYTEFEPLEYTQNTLQNNLTASVVFYIYVILGLDFDSFAQTGGSPFIQQAMQVVTLAQSEMAWTGWKAFDSNRNRHALATALTDNTSAVFREMWYTYHRKGLDEMAANPDRGRTTIIETLPALKEIQTARPGSVLMQLFSDSKLDEVVSVYSKANQTEKQEGYKLLSTIFPTQTTRLEPLKK; translated from the coding sequence ATAATAAAGAAATTGTTGTATCTGTTTATTTGTCTGTTGCTGACTTTCACTGCAAAGTCGCAGGAACTGAATGCGCGCGTCACTATTAACAGTGATAAGGTTCAGGGTACCAACAAGCAAGTGTTCACTACGTTGCAAACGGCCTTAACCGAGTTTATCAATAACCGGAAATGGACGGATGCAACTTTTGCCGTGAACGAACGGATAGACTGTTCTTTTACTCTTATCATAAACGAAATGCCAACCGAATCGAGTTTCAAAGGAGAGTTGCAGATTCAGGCCCGCCGTCCGGTATATAACTCCAGCTATTCTACAACCTTGTTTAACTTCAGGGATACGCAGCTCGATTTCGACTATACTGAGTTCGAGCCGCTTGAATATACGCAGAACACCCTGCAAAACAATCTTACAGCCTCGGTTGTATTCTATATCTATGTAATCCTGGGGCTCGATTTTGATAGTTTTGCTCAGACGGGAGGGAGTCCTTTTATACAACAGGCAATGCAGGTTGTAACTTTGGCTCAGTCGGAAATGGCTTGGACAGGATGGAAGGCTTTCGACAGCAACCGTAACCGTCATGCGCTGGCTACGGCGCTGACTGATAATACGTCGGCTGTTTTCCGCGAGATGTGGTATACTTACCACCGCAAAGGTCTTGATGAGATGGCTGCCAATCCCGACCGCGGACGAACAACCATTATCGAAACGCTGCCTGCATTGAAAGAGATACAGACGGCTCGTCCCGGTTCCGTATTGATGCAACTCTTCTCTGATAGTAAGTTAGACGAAGTGGTAAGCGTTTACAGCAAAGCCAACCAAACGGAAAAACAAGAGGGATATAAACTATTGTCTACAATCTTCCCTACGCAAACAACGCGTCTGGAACCTTTGAAAAAGTGA